In Euphorbia lathyris chromosome 10, ddEupLath1.1, whole genome shotgun sequence, the DNA window GCTGGATAGGCAATAATGCTGCAGAGGCTGCCATCAGAAACTTCGGGTTCTCACTTCTAAGGGCTCTTGATAAACACTGCAAAAGTATTTCAGTTTTCAATCTGTTATCTTAATAATGCTACGAGGAGTGAGGACCTATGTTGAATGAAAACTGGAAAGGATGTAGGTAAACGATATTCGTAAAAAGTAGAGTCATCGTTTTTGTCACTAAAATTGCACTAACATCATTTCTCAGCAGAGAGAGCAGAAACATGATAGAGCAAACAAAATCTAGCATTTCTTTTCTAAAATATTATGTTTTTCCTCATGGAGAAGCTTCTTCTATATTCTTATCATTTTGTGCAATTCATTTTCAAATTTATACAAGACAGAAAATTCTTAGCTGACTTACTACTGTTGCTGTGGCTATCATTGTATAGTCAACCCATCTCAAGTACTTCCTGATTTTTCCTCTTGAAGAATGATACAAACTCGATGCAACTCCGACTCCAATTAATGAGTTTGCATACAACTTAGTACTTAGGTTTTTCCTGTGTGGAACGAACTTAAACCAATTAATCATATATAGGATTACAGGTTTTCTCAAATCAGTagacaagaaaaagaaaatatacctTGGAGTCTGGAGTCCAAGAGCAATAAAAGGAAGTGATGTAAGCACATTGGCAGCCGTCTCTGCTAGATGTTTATCGCCTGGTAAAAGCATATACGAGTTAGAAAAAACCCTAGTGTGAATAATCAAATTTCAGGGATAGGATTTCTCATCACCATTAACACAACCCTGGATAGGCCTTAAGCATCCTGGTCTTTGTTTCCAGACTCTTCTGAAGAAGACAAAGGATTTATTAGATGGAAACTTGAAAATCTTACATTTATATCCATGCTAATATCTACACATATGCAGATGGATACGTACTGAAGTAAGAGCTGCTGATTCTCCCTGTTAACTAATGCTCCACAGGTTGAGTGAGAAAGCTCATCCTGTTGATTGATTTCCTCCAAAGCAAATGGCGAGTGAGGCACAACGTGTACCCCGTGCACTCCTTCTAACGCTTTACTGCTGTGCTTTCTGCTTTGGGGTTTCATGATCTCCACCGAAATGTTGCCAGCAATAATGCTGGCATCAAACGGAAGATCTGAATATCTTCTCAAGTTC includes these proteins:
- the LOC136207955 gene encoding uncharacterized protein isoform X1, with protein sequence MKPQSRKHSSKALEGVHGVHVVPHSPFALEEINQQDELSHSTCGALVNRENQQLLLQRVWKQRPGCLRPIQGCVNGDKHLAETAANVLTSLPFIALGLQTPRKNLSTKLYANSLIGVGVASSLYHSSRGKIRKYLRWVDYTMIATATVCLSRALRSENPKFLMAASAALLPIQPLMVSVVHTGMMEVAFAQRAVKDPELKMAYNVHKMSSVLGGVLFVADDLFPTTPFLHAGWHLAAAIGVGTCNKLLE
- the LOC136207955 gene encoding uncharacterized protein isoform X2; this translates as MKPQSRKHSSKALEGVHGVHVVPHSPFALEEINQQDELSHSTCGALVNRENQQLLLQVWKQRPGCLRPIQGCVNGDKHLAETAANVLTSLPFIALGLQTPRKNLSTKLYANSLIGVGVASSLYHSSRGKIRKYLRWVDYTMIATATVCLSRALRSENPKFLMAASAALLPIQPLMVSVVHTGMMEVAFAQRAVKDPELKMAYNVHKMSSVLGGVLFVADDLFPTTPFLHAGWHLAAAIGVGTCNKLLE